Proteins encoded by one window of Cupriavidus sp. EM10:
- a CDS encoding single-stranded DNA-binding protein → MASVNKVILVGNLGADPETRYMPSGDAVTNIRLATTDRYKDKQSGEFKEATEWHRIAFFGKLAEIAGQYLRKGSSVYIEGRIRTRKWQDQSGQDKYSTEIVADQMQMLGARQGGGGGEEGGYGGGGGGGGGGGGYSRESQGGGGGGGGYGGGGAGGRGQGGGGAGGQQGGQRRQQQAPSNGFEDMDDDIPF, encoded by the coding sequence ATGGCATCGGTCAACAAAGTCATTCTCGTCGGCAACCTGGGCGCCGACCCCGAAACCCGCTACATGCCCAGCGGCGACGCCGTGACCAACATCCGGCTCGCGACGACCGACCGCTACAAGGACAAGCAGAGCGGCGAGTTCAAGGAAGCCACGGAATGGCACCGCATCGCGTTCTTCGGCAAGCTGGCCGAGATCGCCGGCCAGTACCTGCGCAAGGGTTCGTCGGTCTATATCGAAGGCCGCATCCGCACCCGCAAGTGGCAGGACCAGTCGGGCCAGGACAAGTACAGCACCGAAATCGTGGCTGACCAGATGCAAATGCTGGGCGCGCGCCAGGGCGGCGGCGGTGGCGAGGAAGGCGGCTACGGCGGCGGTGGTGGCGGCGGTGGTGGCGGCGGTGGCTACAGCCGCGAATCGCAAGGCGGTGGCGGTGGCGGTGGCGGCTACGGCGGCGGCGGCGCCGGCGGCCGTGGCCAGGGTGGCGGCGGTGCCGGCGGCCAGCAAGGCGGCCAGCGCCGTCAGCAGCAAGCCCCGTCGAACGGCTTCGAGGACATGGACGACGATATTCCGTTCTGA
- a CDS encoding hydrolase — protein MSNAKLQVLTPRNSQLIIIDHQPQMAFGVQSMDRQTMKNNVVGLAKAAKIFDVPTTITTVESESFSGFTYPELLDVFPGKETLERTSMNSWDDQKVRDSLAANGRKKIVVAGLWTEVCNTTFALSAMLEGDYEIYMVADASGGTTKEAHDYAMQRMIQAGVVPVTWQQVLLEWQRDWKNKETYDAVTGLAKEHSGAYGMGIDYAYTMVHKAAQRTQTAHPSIAPVHAPVIEY, from the coding sequence ATGTCGAACGCCAAACTGCAAGTCCTGACCCCGCGCAACAGCCAGCTGATCATCATCGACCACCAGCCCCAGATGGCCTTCGGTGTGCAGTCGATGGACCGCCAGACCATGAAGAACAACGTGGTGGGCCTGGCCAAGGCAGCGAAGATCTTCGACGTGCCGACCACCATCACCACCGTGGAAAGCGAATCGTTCTCCGGTTTCACCTACCCCGAACTGCTCGACGTCTTCCCGGGCAAGGAAACGCTCGAACGCACCTCGATGAACTCGTGGGACGACCAGAAGGTGCGCGATTCACTGGCTGCCAACGGCCGCAAGAAGATCGTCGTGGCCGGGTTGTGGACCGAAGTCTGCAACACGACCTTCGCCCTGAGCGCGATGCTCGAAGGCGACTACGAGATCTACATGGTGGCCGACGCCTCGGGTGGCACGACCAAGGAAGCGCATGACTACGCCATGCAGCGCATGATCCAGGCCGGCGTGGTGCCGGTGACGTGGCAGCAGGTGCTGCTGGAATGGCAGCGCGACTGGAAGAACAAGGAAACGTACGACGCGGTGACGGGCCTGGCCAAGGAACACTCGGGCGCGTACGGCATGGGCATCGACTACGCCTACACGATGGTGCACAAGGCCGCGCAGCGCACGCAGACCGCGCATCCGTCGATTGCCCCGGTGCATGCGCCGGTGATCGAGTACTGA